ACCACGTAGGTGCCATGTCGGTGACAACGGGGAGGAACGAAGTGATAACATTTTTACTAGGGTCAAGACCATCTAAGCCGAGACCCTACCGTTTGATGGGACCCTAACGCTTCACCTTTCTTACACCCCCGTAACACCCATCTTTTCCTTACATAACCCACCCaagttcattctttttttttagcggttcatctttttcttcttccttctttcatctttttttttttctttttcatggcaGCTGCTACACGATGAAAGCAAATCATTCAACTGAGATAGAGAAGGAATGATCTATAGGTGAGCTTAACTTTTATCTCTTTCAAATTCGATATTAAATTTggattaatttcaatttcaaactcaAAGTTAGGGTTCTTAAATATGTATTGGGGATTCGAATCCATGtttatttatatagtttacagTGAAATGAGGTATgggttatctttaattttttgGTTTGGTTACTTAATTTATGTAGGGTTCATGATACATGATGATCTTATAACTGACAGTATGTTATGTTTTGTGAAATGCAGTTGCTAATTTGTCGTCTCCATAATGATAAGCAAAGCTGTTCTCATCCACTAACTGATAGTATGTTTTGTGAAATGCAGTTGCTTTTAGAACCCTAAATTGTCGTCGCCATAAAGATTAGCAAAGCTGTTCTCATCCGCTATAATGGTGAATGGGTGCACAAAAAAGGTAATGATGACTACAAAGGTATGACACATCTTGTGGGGGTACCTGATAAGTACACTTTTGAGGATGTGAAGAAGAGAGCAATGGATGTTTTAGGTTTCGTGCACAAACCTTGTTTTGATGTGTATGGCCTCATAGATGTCCCGGGAACCTCATTAAGCAAAGGATTAAAATTGTTAGTGaagaaatgttgattttttatgttgGACAGACATGTGGAGTCCCAAGCTTTTACACAATCAAATATGGAGAAGAAGTAAAAGTAGATATTCCTCCCGTGACTCCCAAAACAACTACTGGAGATTACATCGGATCCAAGATGCTTCCCCACACTCCCTTGACCCCTCTTAACAATCTCACGTCGTGTTCCAGTGAGGATTATCAGTCCAATAATGAAACCATCAAGGGAGATGGTGGTGTTAAAGGTACGTTTATTTGTCCCTCTTGTTATTGTGCTTTTGTATTATGTTTTTCCTGACCAAATAGTCACACTAATGTTGAATGTTTTATTTTTTCAGCGAGTACTAGTGGTCCAAAGGCTAGGAGATGTCTTGAACCAGTAATGAATCCATCATCCAAGAAACTCCGATGTCTTCATGATGCGACAACAACTCCAGCGCCGGTTCTGGATATTCCTAAACCCCCGAAGGATATGAAGTACAATGATCTATGTGTGTGTAACACTTTCAAAATCAAGGGGGAGCTGAAACTTATACTTGCAATAGCCAaagtagaaagaaattttgagtacaAATATTTTAAATCCGACAGCCAGAGGTTTATTgccaaatgcaaagacaagacatGCGAGTGGCGTCTGCGAGCAGTTCCCTTAGATTCTTGTGGGTGGTGGAAACTCACAGTTGCAAACGATGTGCATACTTGTGAAAGCAACAAAAGGACCGACCCTGAATTAAGAACCAAAGCGGCCGCTACTGGAATTGCAGAGCTTTTCAAGCACAAATTCAAAGAACTAGATGCGGCATTTACGCCCAAACAACTAGTTAAGGACATAAAAAGGGATTATGGAGTGGTTATCAGGCAGGGATACAGCGCTTGCAAGCGTGGTATTGAGCTGATCAAAGGTAGCCCTGATGAATCGTACCAACACCTCGTTGGTTATAGTCACATGCTTGGTGCTCGTAACAAGGGTACTGTTACCGAGATTGTAACTGATTCGGACGATTCTTTTCTATATTATTTCTTTGCTTTTGGAGTATGTATTGAAGGATTCAAAAACTGTTTCAGACCCGCATTTGCGGTTGATGGTACACATCTTACATGGCCACGCCAAGGAGTTCTACTGTCATCCGTTGGAATGGATCCCGACGAGTCGATCAATCCTATTGCttttgctgttgttgattcaGAGAATAATTAATCTTGGGAATGGTTTATGAGAAAGTTAGTCGGAGTACTTGGCGATAAGTATGCCAtgaatgaagatgttgttgtggcaACAGACAGGCACCCATCGATCGGTAGAGCCATAAGGTTGGCATTTCCTTGTGCTAATCAAGTATACTGAATCCACCATCTTTCAGGTATTTAACAAGACTTTACATACTATAAACACACGAGTTTTGTGTTTAAATAGATTTGATGTTAGTTTACTGAATGGATATAACGTTAACCTTGATTTGTGTTTAGTATAACTTATCAGACTGTAGGTCTTTATGTGTGCGCATCTAGATAGAGTTATGAAGTCAATGGAAATAGCATCATATTGCATATAATGTCCCAGCGCAGGTGGCAGAACAAGTTTTGTAGCATCAATAGCATATTGCATATATGTACAGTCCAAACAAGTTTTGTTGTCCTCCCTGTTGTATGATACATttcagacatatatatatatatatatatatgcatgcttCATGTTGTACTTATAGGTCAATCCTGTAATGTTTGACCTTGCAGAAAATATCAAACAGACCTACCACAACGCCACGGCTTCGGTGGCATTTACAAGAGATGCAAAAGCGTTTAGCAATGATGAGTATGAACTTGCTATGAGACACCTAGGTTTAGTGAGCCCCGCTGCTTTAAAATCTGTAGTGGATCTTGGACTGGAAATGTGGGCCAGGGTGAAGGCTAGAACAGGTCGTTTTACTCTCATGACTACAAACGCCTGTGAAACTTTCAATTCAAGAATAACTGATGTTAAAGGTCTTCCAATCTGTCATTTAGTCGATTACATTCGCAGGTTCCTTATGGAATGGTTCTGCGAACGTAGACAACTAGCTCGTGATCGGCAAGATCCTTTGAGTCAACATGCACGGGATATAATCAAAGAACGGTGGGATGTGGCAAAAAGGTTTGTGGATTGCCATTTCGATGGGGACGAATATGAAGTGGACGAGGGTGACTATGAAGAGCAGCACACCGTCTATCTTGACCGAAGGTATTGCACGTGCAAAGTGTTTAACTATCAGCATCTTCCGTGTCCCCACGTACTTGCAGTGTGTGAGACATATAAGATAAAAGAAGAAGGCCTTTGTGGGGAATATTATAAAACATCGGTTTGGAGATTTATGTATGAACCTAAAATCTATGGTGTGCTGAGCCCAGAAACTTGGGATTTTCCCGCGGAGGTGGCAGAACGGGTGGTGCTTCCTCCAAAAGCTACACCGGAAGTTGGTCGTCGGAGCATCAAGAGGAAAAGGTCTTCCATTGAAAAACCTAGAAAGAAAATATCTTGTTCAAGGTGTCACCAGACAGGGCATTATGCTAACAGCAAACGTTGTCCCAAGGCTTAGAACTGGAGTGATTTTGGTTGCTGACATTGCTTACCTTGTTATGTTTGTTTGAAATAGTTTAGGCGGCATCATTAGTAGAGTGGATTTAGTCATATTTTCATCCTCATGGTAAATTAGTTTTTCTCAGACTTGATATTAAACCTTAAATTTCGGAAAGTAGGTCTTTTGTAATTGAATTTGGGAATTTCCCTTTGAAAAGGAATTCCTTAGTTATGTTATGTTTATTAATTGTAAGTTCTACCGGCATGTTTCATGTGAACTGATTGCAAGAATCAAAAATCATTTACTACCATGTTGTTTTAGTGATTGGTAGCTAGGTGATGCACTCTTTTAAACGTGCTAATGTTCATTTACTTTTCTTATTGAAACAACGAAAATTATATAGCCATAACTAGGACAACCTAGAAGTAAAAACAGTTCCATCGTACCTAAAAAAAGGACTTcaaatataaaataaactaatCAGACATTATCTTAAACCATTCTTCATCACTTTTCTTTTCAAGTTCTGCGTTCTTGTGCCTTCGGATATCGCTCTTCATTGCACCATTCATCAGCTCAACAAGGGCAAGATCTTGAAACAAACTCTGTCCAAAAttctcttccttgatccatacgcTGCTGCCATGATAAGGAATGATACATGACTCCGGGACTGAGATCCTTAACCTGTTGCATTCTTCACGTAACTGGCGATCCTCCTTTACTAACTCAAACCACTCCTTACAGAATTGGCTACCGTTTTTTGTTGTGTAGAAATTAGTTACTACACGCTTAGCAATAGGTTTTTTAGAGTCAACAAACTCATCACCATCCGACGCAACACCATTCCTCCCATATATGGTAGTATATTGATTTCTTGTTCGGGCAGTTGAATTAAGTGAGGTTACGTCAGACTGTTGAGAGGATCCTGCCATTGTTTTCAGATGATTTGAGATAAAAACTTGTTAACAAATGTACTTAATAACAATGATTTTCTTTACCCTAGATATTATTAAGCACAAACGAATCTGAATGATGTCCATTTATACTTATGTTGGCAAACATGTGGAATTTAATGCCAACTAAATATAGCTGGCGCCTCTCATG
Above is a genomic segment from Papaver somniferum cultivar HN1 chromosome 10, ASM357369v1, whole genome shotgun sequence containing:
- the LOC113315987 gene encoding uncharacterized protein LOC113315987, which encodes MFDLAENIKQTYHNATASVAFTRDAKAFSNDEYELAMRHLGLVSPAALKSVVDLGLEMWARVKARTGRFTLMTTNACETFNSRITDVKGLPICHLVDYIRRFLMEWFCERRQLARDRQDPLSQHARDIIKERWDVAKRFVDCHFDGDEYEVDEGDYEEQHTVYLDRRYCTCKVFNYQHLPCPHVLAVCETYKIKEEGLCGEYYKTSVWRFMYEPKIYGVLSPETWDFPAEVAERVVLPPKATPEVGRRSIKRKRSSIEKPRKKISCSRCHQTGHYANSKRCPKA